The DNA segment tggagtttcttccctatTTCTTCTCCTCCGTGTTTCCTTTTCACCGTTCCTCCGGTCTGTGTCGTGCTGGAGCTCTCCTACACGCTTGAGGGGCAAAATGGACGCACGCCATCCCGCAGTCTCAACGACCTAGGTGTGAAGACAAATAATGGTGGAATGGGAGGAGGGTGTAATGGTGGGGAGTGTAAGCAGACTATCGATAATCTTTGTTTTACAAGCAGAGTAGGACGAGCTGGGTGATTGTCTTCTGGAGAACTGAGGTTTGTCGAATTATTTGAAGGAGCGAAGAAGTGGCACTGGTACAAGGATGACATGGCTATAGTACATGGCAGTAGTAGGGTATGACATGGCAGAAATACAACATAATCTGTCAGAAATTAAGcgtgacatgacagtgataCAGCATCACATGACCTCTGTCTCCATCCTCCTTGTCTCTTTGAAGTACATCGAGCTCGCCTCCGTGTGGGGAAATGTGCTCCTCAATTTTCTCTAAtaacaaaatttgatttttttaagatatcacattttttgtattattattttatacagacTAACATTTACAGGTATATAAATTTCGATGTAAGCGTTTATCACGAGAATATTGTCTGTGCTTTGTTTACCAATAAtgaacagttgtttttttcttcttaaatggTGGCGCCAGCTAGTCATGTCCTCCAGAGGCAACAAAGACCAACAATTTCTCAGGAATGTCTGGTGCTAGCAActgttttttttcagcacaaATTCAGTTATAATTatgaattattataaaattatgaatGTTGTTTGCTATATCTTTGAATTCAAAGAAACTTTTGTACGATTTTTACTGCTTGTTTGGTATTTGAAAACTCATTATTATTCttgatgttattgtttttatcattactgtgattgtttattattatttcagaatCTCGCCGAGGGGGAAAAAGCAAGATGGCGAATGCGGGTACCTGGACACAGTGGTGATGACATTCAAGCGTCTCAATTTTTGGAAGTCTGTCAAGTGCGAGTTCATGATGACTCTCTTCTACGTGCTCTTCGGCTGCGGCGCCACGTCGTCGGTGCTGGTGAGCCAGAACACCAAGGACCTGGACGTGGCGCTGATGTCGCAGTACGCAGCGGCTCTCAACGCAGCCCTGGCCTTCGGACTGACGGCGGCCATCATGCTGCACTGCTCCCTGCGCCTGGAGGGTCCCGTGCACCTCAACCCCGCCGTCACCGTCGCCCTGCTGTGCACCCGGCGTGTCAACGTCGTCACAGCCTTGTTCCACATCATGGCGCAGTGTCTAGGTAGGCCACCCGACAGCAACTCAGAATGGTTGCAGTACAAGCAACAGTGGTCATCTCAGTGTTTCTGTCTGATGGTCAACCAACAGCTCAACGCTAGTGACCATttccatcctcatcctcatcatcatcgcaaccaccaccaccaccaccaccaccaccaccaccaccaccaccgtcgtCGCCATCGACATCCAGACAAGAAACATCTAACTTATATTTATCCAATACCTCAGCCTTAAGAAACAAGCACACATAACTCATTTGTTCCAGTCTGTAATGTCGCTTTAGTTATGACTCCAAGATTAaagaagagagaacaaaaacaagtttccattttttttctttcacacagaaAAAGCTGTGAACATGCTCTCCAAGTTTAGCCTCGATTCTTACGTGTCTTTCATGCCTCTTACAGACTTTTATTATATTCGATTATTCTTTTAGAATGCTCCTTATCAGAACACATCagtgtaaatttatatttttatttatagagtcGATATACATTCTCGAATTAAAGTAAGGTCTTCATAAAGTTTACGATCAAACCCAAACTTATCTCTATGCACATGCAAgtaatgtaataatattaaagggatgggggagggggagagagagaaaaagataatggaCAGACAGGGAAAACTCTTGAATGTTCTAGATTCCTAGATTTACAATTCTGTTTACttcctttcagtttttgttttgtgtctcaGCCTAAGCCCGAAGATTTCTCGCGAAATGAAGGCAGAAGCTTTAAAAACCAAGAAACAAATGATCGGATAATAGTATTTCAAGCACTGACTTTGTTTTTTGAATCTGTTTCTTGCGTGTTCCGGTGCAAGCTAATCAACACGTTCTGCGCAGGCGCACTGGCCGGAAGTGGAGTGCTGTATGGCGTGACGCCAGCACGACTGCACGATCATTTAGGCGTCACCATGGTGATGGGCAACACCGGACGCGGACAAGCCTTTGGCTTCGAATTTGTGTCCACGTTTGTTCTAGTCTTTGCTTACTATTCTTCCTGCGAACCTGGAACCTTGAGGTTCAAACCCCTGCCTATCGGCCTCGCTATTTCGGCTGGGACACTGTTCAGCGTAAGTTATCTTGACTGCTCATTGTGTCCCTTCTTACAATTCTcatatttttcatcatattccttattattatcattattattattatatatttattattattattattcgtttCTCCCTATTTCCCACGCCTTACTCTTACTGTCCcattgtatttatatttcactATTATTGGAAACATTCCCGAAGACAAGTTCTGTAGGAGAAACAGGCGAAACTGCAAAAGATTCGTTGCTGAACATAAGGAGACcaataacaacaaagacatCTGTGATAATATGCAAACCCTAATCACAATCAAATTTGtcctttatttgtgtgttgttcttttattattcccttgcattatttttaaatttgctcCTCCATCTTATTTCATTTCTTGCCCATCGCCATTCATTGTCTTGCCGTTTTGTAAAGTACACGTAGCTCATACCTCTTCATCGTCCTGTGGAGGACACAGCTGTCTGCCATGTGTATTCAGGACTATTAGTTTGGGGCCTTGAGCTCAATCCGTTACCAGACCCGAAATTCGGAGGACAAACGCATTTACATCAAGATTTTAGAGCTTTGAGTCGTGAGCAGCAAACCTCATGGTGAGCCCAGCTCAGTGTCCAGTGTCTGCGCTTGGTTGATTGGATGATTTAGCAGTAATGTGCTTCTGTTTTAAGGTGATTTCGCATTCAGTTGTTTGTCCATCGGAAACTAATGAAAACTATgacttcacaaaataaaataagagtTTAGTGTCGGTGGTTAGTAGTTGGGACGTGGCTCATGAGTCCAATTCCAGGTGTTGACAGGGGACAACACTCTGGCCTTGCGTGCTGTACGTCCATCTGGCTCCACGTGCTTGTCCTGGACATCCAGAGGCACAGATTTATTCAGACTTCACGTgctgttgtaaatgtttttatcatgGTGTTACGTTTTAGTGGccattttttctgctttttctggagtattttggattatttttgtttctagttCTCTTCCGAAACTCTTTacacttgtttgtcttttttttatttcccagAACTAAAATCTCATTTCATTCTGTAGTCTAACTGGGAGTGAGGCAAGAGATAAACCTCCTGCTCTGGTTACGAGTGTTTCCATCGaaagtcaaataaaatataGCGAACAATCActtgggttaaaaaaaaaacaaacaaacaaaaaaaaacaaaacaacgagTTGATGTTTGTCCCAAGATTTACGAGAGTTTGATGGCGACATCGCAGTCCCCAGTGGCCCCAGGCCTTAGTGTGGGCAGCGTGGTCTCTGTCTGCGACCATGAAGAGCATAAATCACTGGAGCGTGACGGTTTTTACGACGATCACGTGCAGGAATCAATGGACGTTTGTAGACGTGTCTGTGAGTGGGCATGGCGTGCAGCATCCAGCATTGATGTCTCCAAggacagagacaaaaacaaaacaacacaatgtaGGGCACTGGGGACAACACAGAACTTGAGCATCTTTGCAGTACAAGCTGCTATGTCCTGAAGGGCGAAGCCTCGTTGTCTCACTGCCAtcaataattaaaatgtcagaGTGCCAAACTACATTATAGTGCTTTCTCGTGGAATTATCGGACGAGAAGCTGAAATGTACTACTGCTAGCTGccattcttcttcttattatttttttaaatattattatttaatattattgtgttGCTGGAATACAATTCTCTTAATTTTTCAAATACGGAATGGATCTTTGAATAAACTAAATTTCgtgatgaaaaatattagaaTAACCGATTCTAGACATTAACAAATTAAAGGCTTACTAGggtaaattattattgtttaagcAGTCGAGTTAACCATAAAGAAATGTATATTAGAACCTAAGCCAATgcttgaacaatattttaataagctGCCTCACTTGGGAATTAgtaaagtttaaatttatttctgttaataGTAATGTTTGCAGGTTTTCTCTACCTGGAAATATCTGCAGACTTGTATCTGAATAACACGAAGAAGTTAATGACTCAGTTTTGGGAAATGACATCTTGTACTCAGTCCAACCCAATAATTtgaacaaaaaatagtttttctgttTGATAGACAATTAGTCTGACCATACTGTCGTGATGGTTAATGGACTGCGGgggaaaaaactctttttttggTCGAGGAAATTTGAATAAACTAGTGTTTTCCTCTCTGCTAAATAATGATTCTGTTTCTAGGCAGTGATTTAGTTTTGTCAGATTTCAGGGAGCGCTGTATAGGAGACTGCACATACATCAGCAATGCACCTGAAAGCTCTTCAGACTTTGCTTCCTCCCCGACCACGAAGAGGAAATAGctattttgtcaaatttatgGCTCGGCAGGAAAGAGGTGTTGTAAAGAGAGCAGCTTGTTGCCGGGCAGccgtaaaaataacaaaaataacacaggGAGAGGAAAGGGAGGGAATTTACCGCCGCAGTTCTTCGCAGGCTCTCAAGGCTTCACATTTGTTCATTATCATTAAATTatgatctttttttctctctctccttttctctcttgtcttctCTTGATACTCGTTCTTACCTCTTTCCAACGccgttttgtgtttttgtcttcGTTAATGATTTTACACTTTCTTGTTTGTCTCCAGTCCTCTGTTTACTTGTCTAGTCTTTGAGACACGAGGTATAAGGGATGGTTCGCTCACGCATTCACTAGGTTTTATGTGAAGAGTAATTTGGCAGTGTGTTAGCTGGTCTCTAAACTGTTTTATGTTCATGTTCGTGTGGTTGCAGTGGCAGTACACAGGGGCCAGCATGAATCCCGCTCGCTCCTTGGGGCCTGCTGTCGTGTGCAATGAATGGCGAGATCACTGGGTGAGTCCTGGTCACAAAAATGCCAAGTTTGGCTGAGGGATATAGCTTCAGCTTCAGACAGTAACTCAAATGTGAAAGCTCATTATGTGTGTAATTAATATCTCACAGCATGGATAAATGTAAGTATTCTCGAAGGATGGATACTATGGACACAGGTTTCACTTTATTGTTAACCAAAGCTTTCATAGAAAGAGTAACAACTATTCTGTCATTTTCTGCAGGTGTACTGGATAGGACCGATTCTGGGTGGCATGCTGGGTGGCATCACTTACGAATACAGTCACTGGTCTGGGCCTGACACCCCGGGGTCCAGCGCCCGTCGCTTCAGCTGCCCCGGGGCTACCGGCATGGGACTGGAACACAGCGGCAGCAAAGACAGCGTGGAGGACACGCCCACCGAGCTGACCTACACAGTCA comes from the Pomacea canaliculata isolate SZHN2017 linkage group LG12, ASM307304v1, whole genome shotgun sequence genome and includes:
- the LOC112577061 gene encoding aquaporin-4-like, with product MTFKRLNFWKSVKCEFMMTLFYVLFGCGATSSVLVSQNTKDLDVALMSQYAAALNAALAFGLTAAIMLHCSLRLEGPVHLNPAVTVALLCTRRVNVVTALFHIMAQCLGALAGSGVLYGVTPARLHDHLGVTMVMGNTGRGQAFGFEFVSTFVLVFAYYSSCEPGTLRFKPLPIGLAISAGTLFSWQYTGASMNPARSLGPAVVCNEWRDHWVYWIGPILGGMLGGITYEYSHWSGPDTPGSSARRFSCPGATGMGLEHSGSKDSVEDTPTELTYTVNMADDPEV